A portion of the Rhizoctonia solani chromosome 6, complete sequence genome contains these proteins:
- a CDS encoding C2H2 zinc finger, with protein MHDEQESGRAKGFSSEEVYVLGNDAIPYLWPGADRGMGIPDRASRSKPREHHPSYMPREDTNPIASNASWPHSGGAYDPGYLEELYDLSSIDDLLLNEEHFTSGQDFNLSEPVLNGHNLPYILTELYPYPRPPSEGTHGSNPGGFEPMGPTDPRQPNQAFGAPIKTFPPHISSPTDSRDHRHYYQTVPSMASVSQASPNVESSSGFHGSDPYNVGNSRRTRRPNMCGICGKEVRRPGVLEDHINSHTGQRRE; from the coding sequence ATGCATGATGAGCAAGAGTCGGGTCGAGCAAAGGGCTTTTCCTCTGAAGAAGTCTATGTGCTTGGAAATGATGCTATCCCTTACCTATGGCCAGGAGCCGACAGAGGCATGGGTATACCGGACCGGGCTAGCCGAAGCAAACCAAGGGAGCACCACCCAAGCTATATGCCGCGCGAAGACACAAATCCTATTGCTAGCAACGCATCATGGCCCCACTCTGGTGGAGCGTATGACCCGGGCTACTTGGAGGAGCTATATGATCTTTCTTCTATCGATGACTTGCTGCTCAATGAGGAACATTTCACGTCAGGGCAGGATTTTAATCTTTCAGAACCTGTCTTGAATGGACACAACTTACCGTACATCTTAACTGAGTTGTATCCCTACCCGAGGCCGCCTTCGGAGGGTACCCACGGGAGCAATCCCGGAGGGTTCGAGCCGATGGGACCAACGGACCCTCGTCAGCCAAATCAGGCATTCGGGGCCCCGATCAAAACTTTCCCGCCACACATAAGCTCGCCGACTGATTCTCGAGATCATCGTCATTATTACCAGACTGTACCATCGATGGCATCTGTTTCTCAAGCAAGTCCCAATGTAGAATCGTCCAGTGGGTTCCATGGTTCAGACCCCTATAATGTCGGTAATAGCCGTCGCACTCGTCGGCCAAACATGTGCGGAATATGCGGCAAAGAAGTTCGACGCCCTGGGGTTCTGGAGGATCATATCAACAGCCATACAGGACAACGACGTGAGTAA